A genome region from Campylobacter concisus includes the following:
- a CDS encoding GTP-binding protein TypA: MEKIRNIAVIAHVDHGKTTMVDELLKQSGTFNEHQNLGERVMDSNDIERERGITILSKNTAIRYKDTKINIIDTPGHADFGGEVERVLKMVDGVLLLVDAQEGVMPQTKFVVKKALSLGLRPIVVVNKIDKPAGDPDRVINEIFDLFVALDANDEQLEFPVVYAAAKNGYAKLKLSDENKDMQPLFETILAHVPAPSGSDENPLQLQVFTLDYDNYVGKIGIARIFNGKISKNQNVMLAKADGTKTTGRISKLIGFMGLERTDINEAGTGDIVAIAGFDALDVGDSVVDPNNPHPLDPLHIEEPTLSVVFSVNDGPLAGTEGKHVTSNKIDERLANEMKTNIAMKYENIGEGKFKVSGRGELQITILAENMRREGYEFLLGRPEVIVKEINGVKCEPYELLVIDAPDDTTGTVIEKLGKRKAEMVSMNPTGDGQTRIEFEIPARGLIGFRSQFLTDTKGEGVMNHSFLEFRPLSGTVEHRTNGALVSMENGVTLAYSLFNLQDRGVLFLDPQAKVYVGMIIGEHSRPNDLDVNPIKGKNLTNVRASGSDDAIKLVPPRKLSLERALEWIEDDELVEVTPINIRVRKRYLDPTERKRKAKL; this comes from the coding sequence TTGGAAAAGATACGAAATATAGCCGTTATCGCACACGTCGACCACGGTAAAACAACAATGGTTGATGAGCTTTTGAAACAGTCAGGAACATTTAATGAGCATCAAAACCTTGGCGAGCGTGTAATGGATAGTAACGACATCGAAAGGGAGCGTGGCATCACGATTCTTTCTAAAAATACTGCTATTCGCTACAAAGATACAAAGATCAACATCATTGACACCCCAGGCCACGCCGACTTTGGTGGTGAGGTTGAGCGCGTGTTAAAGATGGTTGATGGCGTTTTACTACTTGTCGATGCGCAAGAAGGCGTTATGCCACAAACTAAATTCGTCGTTAAAAAGGCGCTCTCACTAGGACTTCGCCCAATCGTTGTCGTAAATAAGATAGATAAGCCAGCAGGCGATCCAGACCGCGTTATAAATGAAATTTTTGACCTTTTTGTAGCACTTGATGCAAATGACGAGCAGTTAGAATTCCCAGTAGTTTATGCAGCTGCTAAAAATGGCTATGCAAAGCTAAAACTAAGCGATGAAAACAAAGATATGCAGCCACTTTTTGAGACTATCTTGGCTCACGTACCAGCTCCAAGCGGTAGTGATGAAAACCCACTCCAGCTTCAAGTGTTTACTCTTGATTATGATAACTACGTCGGTAAGATCGGCATTGCGAGAATTTTTAACGGCAAGATATCAAAAAACCAAAATGTCATGCTTGCAAAGGCTGATGGCACAAAGACAACTGGTAGAATTTCAAAGTTAATTGGTTTTATGGGTCTTGAAAGAACCGATATTAACGAAGCTGGTACTGGCGACATCGTAGCGATCGCTGGCTTTGATGCGCTTGACGTTGGCGATAGCGTCGTTGATCCAAACAATCCTCATCCACTAGATCCTCTTCACATCGAAGAGCCGACACTTAGCGTTGTATTTTCTGTAAATGACGGCCCATTGGCAGGTACTGAGGGCAAACACGTCACATCAAACAAGATCGATGAGCGCCTTGCAAACGAGATGAAGACAAATATCGCGATGAAGTATGAAAATATCGGCGAGGGCAAATTTAAAGTAAGTGGCCGTGGCGAGCTTCAGATTACTATTTTGGCTGAAAATATGCGCCGCGAAGGGTATGAGTTTTTACTTGGCAGACCTGAGGTCATCGTAAAAGAGATAAACGGCGTAAAATGCGAGCCATACGAGCTTTTAGTGATCGACGCACCTGATGATACGACAGGCACAGTCATAGAAAAACTTGGCAAAAGAAAAGCGGAAATGGTCTCTATGAACCCAACAGGCGATGGCCAAACAAGGATCGAGTTTGAGATCCCAGCGCGTGGGCTTATCGGCTTTAGAAGCCAGTTTTTGACTGATACAAAAGGCGAGGGCGTTATGAACCACAGCTTTTTGGAGTTTAGACCACTTAGCGGTACCGTCGAGCATAGAACAAATGGTGCTCTAGTTTCGATGGAAAACGGCGTAACGCTTGCTTATTCGCTATTTAACTTGCAAGATCGTGGTGTGCTTTTCCTTGATCCGCAAGCAAAAGTCTATGTGGGCATGATCATCGGCGAGCACAGCCGTCCAAACGACCTTGATGTAAATCCTATCAAGGGTAAAAACCTAACAAACGTGCGTGCTAGCGGTAGTGACGATGCGATCAAGCTTGTCCCACCTAGAAAGCTAAGCCTTGAGCGCGCGCTAGAGTGGATAGAAGATGACGAGTTGGTCGAGGTTACGCCTATAAATATCCGCGTTCGCAAGCGCTATTTAGATCCAACAGAACGCAAAAGAAAAGCAAAACTCTAA
- a CDS encoding flagellar biosynthesis protein FlgC: MRGFYNGISGIKTQSFGMDVWANNISNINNVGFKASIPEFKNLINQHMASAGSGPTNNQVGLGATKQTTALKMTNGSFQNTDNNFDLAIGGKGFFGVVDKNGRNYYTRTGSFDIDGAGNLVDNKGNLLLGTLTSFTPVTPSANALRKYGQTKGTTQAFTAKEEDIKLRDTGSQKGINLPHFLFMPAKQTKNIDLKGNLDSSLITDKRTTAIDAANFNYTLDNTNKTISLNGQIPLSQTNFGAKAGDSVVVKVKDGDGKFSEFSTTLESDGSWHINNKSLKFMNFASLDVKAEVTSLVEVANKEKLSSEIYNSDGTKSLVTINFTKQIPQGGNQTIWNATATITDANGVVQNTAMGTLTFDGSGRLVTNTLTSVGNVALNFLGDGDANVYNGITSSANSKKDFVIKADGYAEGNLTKYSVDDRGNIMANFDNSRSFIVAKIALYHFQNEQGVSKVGDNLYEATPNSGEAFFYKNKAGETIYGSQILANKLEMSNVDLGQALSEVIVTQKAYEASAKSITTSDEMIQTAIQMKK, from the coding sequence ATGAGAGGTTTTTACAACGGAATTAGTGGTATTAAAACACAAAGCTTTGGCATGGATGTTTGGGCAAATAATATCTCAAATATCAACAACGTAGGTTTTAAAGCTTCAATCCCTGAGTTTAAAAATTTAATCAATCAACATATGGCTTCTGCTGGAAGTGGTCCAACTAACAATCAAGTAGGTCTTGGAGCTACAAAACAAACGACAGCTTTAAAGATGACAAATGGTAGTTTTCAAAATACTGATAATAACTTTGACCTAGCCATAGGCGGTAAAGGCTTTTTTGGCGTCGTTGATAAAAACGGTAGAAACTACTACACAAGAACAGGTAGCTTCGATATAGATGGGGCTGGAAATTTAGTAGATAATAAAGGCAACTTGCTTCTTGGTACGTTAACAAGTTTTACTCCAGTCACTCCAAGTGCTAATGCTCTTAGAAAATATGGTCAAACAAAAGGTACCACGCAGGCATTTACAGCAAAAGAAGAAGATATAAAACTAAGAGATACTGGCTCACAAAAAGGTATAAATTTACCTCATTTTTTATTTATGCCAGCCAAGCAAACAAAAAATATAGATTTAAAAGGCAACCTAGACTCAAGCCTTATAACAGATAAGCGAACAACAGCCATTGATGCGGCAAATTTTAACTATACACTCGATAATACAAACAAAACTATCTCGCTAAATGGACAAATCCCACTAAGTCAGACGAACTTTGGTGCAAAAGCAGGTGACAGCGTGGTGGTAAAAGTAAAAGACGGTGATGGTAAATTTAGTGAGTTTTCGACTACACTAGAGAGCGATGGCAGCTGGCATATAAACAATAAAAGCCTAAAATTTATGAATTTTGCTAGCTTAGATGTAAAAGCTGAAGTTACATCACTAGTTGAAGTAGCTAATAAAGAAAAACTAAGCTCAGAGATATATAACAGTGATGGTACAAAGAGCTTAGTAACTATAAATTTTACAAAGCAAATCCCTCAAGGTGGCAATCAAACTATCTGGAATGCCACAGCTACGATAACTGATGCTAATGGTGTTGTACAAAATACAGCTATGGGAACACTTACTTTTGATGGTAGCGGTAGGCTTGTTACAAATACATTAACAAGCGTTGGAAACGTAGCTTTAAATTTTCTTGGCGATGGAGATGCAAATGTCTATAATGGCATAACAAGCTCGGCTAATTCGAAAAAAGACTTTGTCATAAAAGCAGATGGCTACGCCGAAGGAAATCTCACAAAATATAGCGTTGATGATCGTGGAAATATCATGGCAAATTTTGACAATTCGCGCTCATTTATAGTTGCAAAAATAGCTCTATATCACTTCCAAAATGAACAGGGCGTATCAAAAGTGGGTGATAATCTCTATGAAGCAACTCCAAATTCAGGCGAGGCATTTTTTTATAAAAATAAAGCTGGTGAGACTATTTATGGCTCACAAATTCTTGCAAATAAACTTGAAATGAGTAACGTCGATCT
- a CDS encoding flagellar biosynthesis protein FlgD — protein sequence MASVSDITTQTTQQKNAEKKAKAKQDAAAGTGTNPNAQLDKDAFMKLLLTELQYQDPTSPMDTEKMLTQTSQLASLEMQQNTNSAMKELVNQLKSNANAYAISALGKMVSTGSNSVLLTDEQKTVNFALYFKSDLANGKLEIKNANGEVVRSIDIKDLKSGVRRISWDGKDDSGKQLPNGAYTVSVNYTGKDGNSYKTQVGSYPVEAVKFVDGKAMIKIAGEYVPMDKISEFYEG from the coding sequence ATGGCTTCAGTTTCAGATATAACTACACAAACAACACAACAAAAAAACGCCGAGAAAAAGGCAAAAGCAAAGCAAGATGCGGCAGCTGGCACAGGAACTAACCCAAATGCACAGCTAGATAAAGATGCATTTATGAAGCTACTTTTAACAGAGCTTCAGTATCAAGACCCAACAAGTCCTATGGATACTGAAAAGATGCTTACGCAAACTAGTCAGCTAGCTTCACTAGAGATGCAACAAAATACAAACTCAGCTATGAAAGAGCTTGTAAATCAGTTAAAATCAAATGCAAATGCCTACGCCATATCAGCTCTTGGCAAAATGGTCTCAACTGGTTCAAACTCAGTTTTACTAACAGATGAGCAAAAAACTGTAAATTTTGCACTTTATTTTAAATCAGATCTTGCAAATGGTAAGCTCGAAATTAAAAATGCAAATGGAGAGGTCGTTCGTTCAATCGATATAAAAGATCTAAAATCAGGAGTCCGCAGAATATCTTGGGATGGCAAAGATGATTCTGGAAAACAATTACCAAACGGCGCATATACAGTCTCTGTTAATTACACTGGAAAAGATGGTAATTCATACAAGACTCAAGTAGGTAGCTATCCAGTTGAGGCAGTAAAATTTGTAGACGGCAAAGCTATGATAAAAATCGCAGGCGAATATGTCCCAATGGATAAAATATCTGAATTTTACGAAGGATAA
- a CDS encoding flagellar hook-length control protein FliK: protein MQAYTAKNNVDLLAPAGNKKPSASKKSQNNGEFLSMVLDAAASKANSGQKITEKDVKEIVKTVITQKETLQKAQSESAAKISTALEENLDENTKNELYENANFMQLLQVLEILNGNEKVSKFPNFSDKIANFLSVPENVEELSNVKSVSDLIDLAKKFDLGLENIEISNEDVPKLNEMFKNLGKKEFFTPIKTEDKPFYLKELKNEVEQTIIKNEPKEVVKLDTLLKEVVANPTSEAKNLVKEEPKKLDSEVKLDDEIVDVEPEEQPKVKVNLHEQKAQKAPTLESLLFPKREQMSEPEPSEETFSNDNKSELNQMVKDIASSAKHQLQTKAEIKETLSNFSSTLKEQVQNYKAPITRFNITLNPLNLGEVEITMVNRGNNLHVNFNSTTATMNLFLQNQAEFKNSLVNMGFTELEMNFSDQNQRQDKKEQAKNKYSSNQSDESENTQAEQSLLELVIPRYI from the coding sequence ATGCAAGCTTATACAGCGAAAAACAACGTAGATTTGCTGGCTCCTGCTGGGAATAAAAAACCGTCTGCTTCTAAGAAATCTCAAAACAACGGCGAATTTTTGTCTATGGTTTTAGATGCAGCTGCGAGCAAGGCAAATAGCGGCCAAAAAATCACTGAAAAAGATGTCAAAGAGATAGTAAAAACGGTTATCACTCAAAAAGAGACACTGCAAAAAGCTCAAAGCGAAAGTGCGGCAAAAATTTCAACTGCACTTGAAGAAAATTTGGACGAAAACACAAAAAATGAGCTCTATGAAAATGCAAATTTCATGCAGCTTTTGCAAGTTTTAGAAATTCTAAACGGTAATGAAAAAGTAAGTAAATTTCCAAATTTCAGCGACAAAATAGCAAATTTCTTAAGTGTGCCTGAAAACGTCGAAGAGCTTAGCAACGTTAAAAGCGTTAGCGATCTTATCGACCTTGCTAAGAAATTTGATCTTGGCCTTGAAAATATAGAAATTTCAAACGAAGATGTGCCAAAACTAAATGAGATGTTTAAAAATTTAGGCAAGAAAGAATTTTTCACACCGATAAAGACCGAAGACAAGCCTTTTTATCTAAAAGAGCTAAAAAATGAGGTCGAGCAAACCATCATCAAAAATGAACCAAAAGAGGTAGTAAAGCTTGATACCTTGCTAAAAGAGGTAGTGGCAAATCCAACTAGCGAAGCTAAAAATTTAGTAAAAGAAGAGCCTAAAAAGCTAGATAGTGAAGTAAAGCTTGATGATGAGATAGTGGATGTTGAGCCAGAGGAGCAACCAAAAGTAAAGGTAAATTTACACGAGCAAAAGGCACAAAAAGCCCCAACTTTAGAGTCGCTACTCTTTCCAAAAAGAGAGCAGATGAGCGAGCCTGAGCCAAGCGAGGAGACATTTAGTAACGATAATAAATCAGAACTAAATCAAATGGTAAAAGATATCGCTAGTAGTGCTAAACACCAGCTTCAAACAAAGGCTGAGATAAAAGAGACGCTTAGCAACTTCTCTTCTACATTAAAAGAGCAGGTGCAAAACTACAAAGCGCCGATCACTCGCTTTAACATCACGCTTAACCCGCTAAATTTAGGCGAGGTCGAGATCACGATGGTAAATCGCGGCAATAACTTACATGTAAATTTTAACTCAACCACGGCTACGATGAATCTCTTTTTGCAAAATCAAGCCGAGTTTAAAAATAGCCTTGTAAATATGGGATTTACCGAGCTTGAGATGAATTTCTCAGATCAAAATCAAAGACAAGATAAAAAAGAACAAGCAAAGAATAAATACAGCTCAAATCAAAGCGATGAGAGCGAAAACACTCAAGCAGAACAAAGCTTGCTTGAGCTAGTAATACCAAGATATATTTAG
- a CDS encoding trimethylamine-N-oxide reductase, translated as MKRRDFIKFSALAATAAQANRIEGVTKTIFDQKKTFGANRFGLFWANTNSNQIVSVDPFDGDKFPNTMNNSLPDLIQNESRVLYPYVRKSYLKAKGAAKSELRGKEEFVRVSWDTALDLAAKALKENFDKYGPESIYGECYWWGGSGKISWGRTVGHRMLKVLGGYVEESGDYSTGAGLVIMPHVLGNSAVYDAPTKWEAMVKNAKNIVFWGTDPLVTGQISWQPPTHDGYLGIKKIKDAGIKTYSVCVFKNDTTRYLDSETIIVRPNTDVAMMLGMCHYLYENKLYDEEFIKKYTVGFNKFKDYLLGTTDKVVKDINWASKICGVKAEDIAKFATALAKEPSVIIAGRSLQRQDHGEMSFWGIVTLSAMLGQIGKEGLGFEFNLYHSNGATDKIAPSLKGISTSISEKYDNVDGAPWKKFKNVTIPSSRSIEALQNPGKEIDYDGSKIKLPHMRVAYMASGSMFTRHQDVNNAVKAWRKFDTVITAEPFWTSTAKLSDIVLPVALEVERNDINQSVPTNEYIVAYKPVVEPMGESRSDYWICSQICKRWGREEVFTEGKDELGWAKEFYADAVEQAKGINVKMPSFDEFWKEGYVRFEQDDEASRYYTRLSAFRENLHKNRLGTPSGKIELYSPTIAKFGYKDFAPHVAWIEPFEWLGSEKAKKYPFSVTTPHSRYRLHSQLNNSIIRNYAEVCAREPMLINVNDAKAKGIATGDVVRVFNDRGEILVGALVTDIIPEHVIAICEGAWYDPEVLGEKSLCKHGCVNVLTRDKGTSSIAQSNCGHTILADLEKYKGEIKPITAFSKPKILQSL; from the coding sequence ATGAAAAGACGAGATTTTATAAAATTTTCTGCACTTGCCGCCACTGCGGCACAGGCGAACAGGATTGAAGGTGTGACAAAAACCATTTTTGACCAAAAGAAAACTTTTGGAGCAAATAGATTTGGTCTATTTTGGGCAAATACCAACTCAAATCAAATCGTCTCTGTTGATCCATTTGATGGTGATAAATTCCCAAATACAATGAATAACAGCTTGCCAGATCTCATCCAAAATGAAAGTCGCGTACTCTATCCGTACGTAAGAAAAAGCTACTTAAAGGCAAAAGGCGCGGCAAAAAGCGAGCTTCGTGGCAAAGAAGAATTTGTACGTGTTAGTTGGGATACAGCGCTTGACCTTGCTGCAAAAGCTCTAAAAGAAAATTTTGACAAATATGGTCCTGAAAGCATTTACGGCGAGTGCTACTGGTGGGGTGGCAGTGGTAAGATCAGCTGGGGTAGGACTGTTGGTCACAGGATGTTAAAGGTTTTGGGCGGATATGTAGAAGAGAGCGGTGACTACTCAACAGGTGCTGGCCTTGTCATCATGCCTCACGTCCTTGGAAATAGTGCGGTTTATGACGCTCCTACAAAATGGGAAGCTATGGTTAAAAATGCTAAGAACATTGTATTTTGGGGTACTGATCCACTTGTAACTGGTCAAATTTCATGGCAGCCACCAACACACGATGGTTATCTTGGTATTAAAAAGATAAAAGATGCTGGCATTAAAACCTATAGTGTTTGCGTCTTTAAAAATGACACCACAAGATACCTTGACTCTGAAACTATCATCGTTCGTCCAAACACTGACGTAGCAATGATGCTTGGCATGTGCCACTATCTATATGAAAACAAGCTTTATGACGAGGAATTTATCAAAAAATACACAGTTGGCTTTAATAAATTTAAAGACTATCTACTTGGCACAACCGACAAGGTGGTAAAAGATATCAACTGGGCGAGTAAAATTTGTGGCGTAAAAGCTGAGGATATCGCTAAATTTGCAACAGCACTTGCAAAAGAGCCAAGCGTCATCATCGCAGGCAGATCACTTCAAAGACAAGATCACGGCGAGATGAGCTTTTGGGGTATCGTAACACTTAGCGCGATGTTAGGTCAGATCGGCAAAGAGGGACTTGGCTTTGAGTTTAACCTCTACCACTCAAATGGCGCTACAGACAAGATCGCTCCGTCACTAAAAGGCATCAGCACTAGCATAAGCGAGAAATACGACAATGTAGATGGCGCTCCTTGGAAGAAATTTAAAAACGTCACCATCCCATCTTCAAGATCGATCGAGGCTTTGCAAAACCCTGGCAAAGAGATAGACTATGACGGCTCAAAAATCAAACTCCCACACATGAGAGTGGCTTACATGGCGTCTGGATCGATGTTTACAAGGCATCAAGACGTAAATAACGCCGTAAAAGCGTGGCGTAAATTTGACACCGTAATAACAGCTGAGCCATTTTGGACAAGCACAGCAAAACTAAGCGACATCGTCTTGCCAGTAGCCCTTGAAGTCGAGAGAAATGACATCAACCAAAGCGTGCCTACAAACGAGTACATCGTGGCTTACAAGCCTGTCGTAGAGCCTATGGGCGAGAGTAGGAGTGACTACTGGATCTGCTCACAAATCTGCAAACGCTGGGGCAGAGAAGAGGTCTTTACTGAGGGCAAAGATGAGCTTGGCTGGGCGAAAGAATTTTACGCAGACGCCGTAGAGCAAGCTAAAGGCATAAATGTCAAGATGCCAAGCTTTGATGAGTTTTGGAAAGAGGGATATGTTAGATTTGAGCAAGATGACGAAGCAAGCAGATACTACACAAGGCTTAGTGCTTTTAGAGAAAATCTTCACAAAAACCGCCTAGGCACGCCATCTGGCAAGATAGAGCTCTACTCTCCAACTATCGCCAAATTTGGCTACAAAGACTTTGCGCCGCACGTTGCTTGGATCGAGCCGTTTGAGTGGCTTGGCAGCGAAAAAGCCAAAAAGTATCCATTTAGCGTCACAACCCCGCACTCAAGATACCGCCTCCACTCACAGCTAAATAACTCAATAATCAGAAACTACGCTGAAGTATGCGCGCGCGAGCCAATGCTAATAAACGTAAATGATGCCAAAGCAAAAGGCATAGCAACTGGCGACGTGGTGAGAGTATTTAACGACAGGGGCGAAATTTTAGTCGGTGCGCTTGTCACTGACATCATCCCAGAGCACGTCATCGCCATATGCGAGGGTGCGTGGTACGATCCTGAAGTGCTAGGCGAGAAGAGCCTTTGCAAGCATGGCTGCGTCAATGTCCTAACTCGCGACAAAGGCACATCTAGCATCGCTCAAAGCAACTGCGGACACACGATACTAGCTGATCTTGAAAAATATAAAGGCGAGATCAAACCAATAACTGCCTTTTCTAAACCAAAAATTTTGCAATCTTTGTAG